The sequence AGCCCCACCCCCCCCTAACTTGCCCAACTGATTTAAGTATTCCTGGTAACCGAAGATTAGCGAATTTACAAGAGAAGAACGACAAAATGACCTACATTGATTTTCACTTCACGACTTTAGATCAACAACCCAATAGCTTCAATAGCTTCATGCTGGGTTATGCCAGTACCGAACCTCCGCTTAACCCGCCCTATACCTTCTTAAGTGAGCCGGTTAAACAAATTGATACGGATTCGCTGATGAGCCTCTCTTCACCACAAGCAAAGGGATTCCCTGATACTCAGATCTCTGGTAGCACTGAACAGGTATCCCCCTTTGTCCAAATTTTGACTCGTCTAATCGATGCGTTGAGTCCCAAGCTCAACATTTTATTTGAATTGAAGCACAAAGATTTAGAGTTGCGCTTCCAGGCCACATCTAAATAGATCCCCTCTAAAAAGTTTTGGTTATACCTCTGGTGGGACTTCCCCCGGTGGCGTAGTCAAAACTTTTCATGCTTCAGTTTTTAACTGAGTAATAGGGATGTACTGGCGCACTTACAATCACGATCTTACCCTCTATTCAGGATAAGCTGTATCAGTTTGTCCAAAATGGGGAAAGCCTAATTTACGGCTTTCCCCTATACATATATATAGGGGATCTAAAGGATTTGGATGATTTTTGGGCTAGTTATTGCCCCAAAACCACTAATTTTGACTAGCTATAACACTAACAATCAGTAGATATCGTAATATAGCTCAATTAATTGGTGGCCAGCACGTGACTCCCCTAACTCCTGCACCTATAACTACCCTTAAACTATGTCAACAGAATCCACAACCGATTCCCAAGCTGACCCCCCGCCAACCACTGCAAAATATCCGGACTGGGTGGATAAGTAAAACGACTGCTCATTTATAGAAGACCCCTCTTCAATGCTCATGCTATAGTAACACAGAGTCCAAATTCAGCAAAACCCCATGAAAGAAACCGGCATCCACCTGGAAATCAGTCAGCAAAAAACTCCCAGTGGGTTGAAATATCAACAGTTAACCATAGAATTGACCCGCAGCGATCGCGTGATTTATCCCCCAGAACTCAGCAGATTAGAGTTACCCAACGGCATCGATACTACCCAAGGCATAGTCATTAACGGACGTGCTCCCATCTGGCTTTATGGCTACTTAATCCACGAACTCCACCCGACAGCATGGGTTGCCTGTAACGACCCCAGACTCGGTGCTGTCGTGGTTGCCACTCATTCTAAAACCGTCAAAATCGGTCAAGTGATTCCCTTAGAAGAACGGGGGGATGGGTTAAATCCAGCCTTACTAATCGTTGGACCACCGGACAGTGGTAAAAGTGTTTTATCTCATGCTTTATTTCAATCTGTCATCGAAAGTGACCCGAATATCTATCTGCAACGGGCCAACTGGGATGGAGAAGGGAACTATGTTTTAGAACTGTCCGGAGATACTGACCCGGAGATATTTAAAGCGGCGAATAAGGGGGGATTAACTCCTGAGTTTTTTCCCTATCACGCTCAAGCAATTCTGGAACTTAGACGTAAGAAAAATTTAACAATTGTGGATGTCGGAGGTATGGTACAACCAGAGAAGCAGCCGATATTAGAAGCTTGTACACATTATTTGATTATTAGTTCCAAACCCGAGGCAGTGGAACCGTGGCACGAATTTTGTCGCGATCGGGGAAATTTAATTCCGGTTGCCGTTATTCACAGCCGTTTAGAACCATGCGAAACTATTCATCAAGAGCAACCTTATTTAGAAATCACCTGCGGTCCCTGGGTACGGGGTGGTGCCACAGGAGTTCCGGAGGTGTTATTGGAACGGGTTAAGGCATTGCTTGGTTCTTCCCTATAGGTGTTAGAGAGTTTTCTCTATGATTTTTGTTGACTGATATTCCTTAATATAGAGTAGTTATGACCTCGCTTTCTCATGCACAAGCGTTATCCGTTGCCCAAGAAGCCGTTTTACTACTAGGACGCTGGGCCGGTGCTTCTCCGTCAATACCAACCGCAACTGCTGATTCTAAAGCGGTTACCCAAGCAAAAGATCTTTTAAAATGGCCCCAGGATAGTCGGTCCAACCTAGAACAACAGGTTAAGCCTTTGCGTTTGCTGTTTGATGATGTTAATTTGTCAAATGGTCAAGGGTCAAAAAACCACTACTGGCCGGTTGGTTACATTAAAGATCATGACAGTTATCCCCCTATTCCCTATCCGCAGCCCAATGCTGACGACTTAGACCCAATTAAACCTCCTATTCAACAGGCGATCGCCAGTTTACAGCCAGACGAGTGGAACAATCTCTCGTTATTGATGCTGATTTTAGAAAAATTTGGCTCTTATGTTAGTTTTGGAGAGCAAGATAATGTTTCGCTACTCGATTTGACCCGAACTACGGCAGCGGTGGCGGCGGCACTGGCGAACCAACCGGATGCTAAATGTTTAACGTTGATTGCGGGCGATTTATCGGGGATTCAAAAATTTATCTACACCATTTCTTCCGATGGAGCCTTAAAATCCCTCCGTGCTCGCAGTTTTTATCTGGAACTGGTGACGCAAGAGGTGGTAGAGCAACTGTTGTCAGCATTGGATCTGCCCCGGACTAATGTGATTTATGCGGGTGGCGGTAACTTGTATTTGCTTGCGCCGGGGGATGAGGGGACAATCGTTCAAAACAAGATTGCCCAAGTCCGCGATCGCTTTAATGAATGGTTGCGAAAAACATTTCAAGGCAAAATCTTTTTAGCCCTGGATTGCTTGCCATTTGCCACCGAGGACGTGGGAACGCCAGAATTTGCCAAAGCATGGGAAAAGGCGACTAAAAAATTGGCCGGACAAAAGTCTCGGAAGTTTCAGAGTCAAATTTCTGAACTGGTTAAACCGAAACCCGCTTACGAACCTTGTCGCGTATGCTATCGCGATGATCTTCCTCTTCCGAGTCTTGAACCGTTAAATAATCAGGAAGCAGATTCTTGTTTGGCCTGTTGGATGTGTCGGACCATGTTTGACCTGGGGGCCAAATTATTTAAAGTGGAGGCGATCGCCCGTTCCAAACAGTCCACCATTAAAGGAGCTCAAGACCGATTGAGCATTGGGGGAACCTTTTATTACTTATTTGAAGAATGGAAAACCGCCAACGCTATAGCGAATGAGGATTCTACCTTATTTTTAGTCAATGACTGGACCCTTGAACCCTACCGCACTGGCAACGCAGTCCCCCTACTGCTGGGAAATTACGGACAGCGCTGTCCAGAATCCGGCCCTGATCATGCTCAACCCCAATTTATGAATGCCCGCGAAATGGCGGCAGCAGCCCAGGGTATTAAAAGAGTGGCCTCTTTGCGAATGGATGTAGACAATTTAGGCAAGATATTTGCCAAAGGGTTGGGGTCAAATCAAACCTTACCCCCACTTGCCGGACTCTCCCGCCAAATGAGTTATTTCTTTAAAGTTTACTTAAACAGTTTGGCAAAGAATAGGCAGGATAATTTACCGGCTAAAGCTAAAACACTGTCTGATGATTCTCGTCAAAATCTACTCTTTATCTATGCAGGAGGTGATGATTTATTTGTGAGTGGTACTTGGAATGAAGTCGTAGAATTTGCCTTTGATATTTACCAATCTTTCCGAGCCTATACGGGGTACAATACAGATATTACTTTATCAGGAGGCATCAGCATTGATGGGGCTAAATTCCCCCTGTATCAAGCGGCGGAGGCTTCCGGTGACTCCGAAAAGGCGGCTAAAAACAACGGTCGAGATAGCTTGGGTTTATTTGAGCAAGTGTTTAAATGGGATGAATGGCTAGGCTCTACTTCCCCATCGGTGGCTGACTCAGACGCTCGGGAATGTCTTAAATCTGCAGAATATCCGCCAATCCTGGGAATTTTCCCACTGATTGAACAACTGGAAAAGCAGCAGATTGAAACCAATTATGCTCGTAGTTTTGTTCGCAGTTTGCTGGCAACGGCTCAGATGCAAGACCAAATGATTAAGGAGATGGAAAATAAGCGGAAGACTCTAATACATGAGAAAGAACCCAAGCAGTATATTGATTACTATGAGAAAGAAATCAAGCATGATATTCGCTACTACTTACACTTACCGCGCATGGCATATACCTTAGCTCGATTGCCTCAACGAGTCAGGGAGCATCCGGAATTTGCTCCGGTGCGGAAGTCTCTTAATAATCCTTATAATGCGCCTTATTTTCGGGCGATCGCAACTTGGCTAGAACTGTTAAACCGCTCTCAATCTCAATCTAATG is a genomic window of Laspinema palackyanum D2c containing:
- the cas10 gene encoding type III-A CRISPR-associated protein Cas10/Csm1 translates to MTSLSHAQALSVAQEAVLLLGRWAGASPSIPTATADSKAVTQAKDLLKWPQDSRSNLEQQVKPLRLLFDDVNLSNGQGSKNHYWPVGYIKDHDSYPPIPYPQPNADDLDPIKPPIQQAIASLQPDEWNNLSLLMLILEKFGSYVSFGEQDNVSLLDLTRTTAAVAAALANQPDAKCLTLIAGDLSGIQKFIYTISSDGALKSLRARSFYLELVTQEVVEQLLSALDLPRTNVIYAGGGNLYLLAPGDEGTIVQNKIAQVRDRFNEWLRKTFQGKIFLALDCLPFATEDVGTPEFAKAWEKATKKLAGQKSRKFQSQISELVKPKPAYEPCRVCYRDDLPLPSLEPLNNQEADSCLACWMCRTMFDLGAKLFKVEAIARSKQSTIKGAQDRLSIGGTFYYLFEEWKTANAIANEDSTLFLVNDWTLEPYRTGNAVPLLLGNYGQRCPESGPDHAQPQFMNAREMAAAAQGIKRVASLRMDVDNLGKIFAKGLGSNQTLPPLAGLSRQMSYFFKVYLNSLAKNRQDNLPAKAKTLSDDSRQNLLFIYAGGDDLFVSGTWNEVVEFAFDIYQSFRAYTGYNTDITLSGGISIDGAKFPLYQAAEASGDSEKAAKNNGRDSLGLFEQVFKWDEWLGSTSPSVADSDARECLKSAEYPPILGIFPLIEQLEKQQIETNYARSFVRSLLATAQMQDQMIKEMENKRKTLIHEKEPKQYIDYYEKEIKHDIRYYLHLPRMAYTLARLPQRVREHPEFAPVRKSLNNPYNAPYFRAIATWLELLNRSQSQSND
- the crn3 gene encoding CRISPR-associated ring nuclease Crn3/Csx3, with amino-acid sequence MKETGIHLEISQQKTPSGLKYQQLTIELTRSDRVIYPPELSRLELPNGIDTTQGIVINGRAPIWLYGYLIHELHPTAWVACNDPRLGAVVVATHSKTVKIGQVIPLEERGDGLNPALLIVGPPDSGKSVLSHALFQSVIESDPNIYLQRANWDGEGNYVLELSGDTDPEIFKAANKGGLTPEFFPYHAQAILELRRKKNLTIVDVGGMVQPEKQPILEACTHYLIISSKPEAVEPWHEFCRDRGNLIPVAVIHSRLEPCETIHQEQPYLEITCGPWVRGGATGVPEVLLERVKALLGSSL